In Paroedura picta isolate Pp20150507F chromosome 1, Ppicta_v3.0, whole genome shotgun sequence, the following are encoded in one genomic region:
- the LOC143833880 gene encoding fibrinogen-like protein 1 produces MQLSAHLGLKRMVMRSLLFLVLLNHHSLQRPLAANSNGISRDDGHQGSTGLIQCGEYSNQVLPNGRCKIVATLPQLDEQRCPDMFRCTDEVSYWLHENEERKQQILELRELIAELQEELRNHRHRLKVLELQHEEKASRNSSMEQRVQDLEQQYHESVTVQHMQATLLYNMQTQMHNLSLLVEWVRHNPGCLGPAEMRLQQEMHRPDVRHAKNCPIDCASIYYNGVRRSGVYSIMPSVEGLPIEVPCEMDVEGGGWTVIQRRQDGSVHFNRTWNEYKDGFGDLNGEFWLGNENIHKITNQGDYSLRIDLEDWNNKHKHAFYQLFSIEDEANYYRLQVEGFSGTVEDSFAWYHNKRSFSTPDSGNICAAISRGGWWYHQCFFSNLNGVYYKGGRYSLKNRRILGPDGVVWYTWKDTDYYSLRKVTMMIRPRTFRPHLSP; encoded by the exons ATGCAGCTCTCAGCCCACCTTGGACTGAAAAGGATGGTGATGCGGTCTCTCCTCTTCTTAGTACTCCTGAATCACCATTCGTTGCAGAGACCCCTGGCAGCCAACAGCAACGGCATAAGCAGGGATGATGGGCACCAAGGGAGCACCGGGCTAATCCAGTGCGGAGAATACAGCAACCAGGTCTTGCCCAATGGGAGGTGCAAAATCGTAGCCACCTTGCCCCAGCTGGACGAGCAGAGGTGCCCGGATATGTTCCGCTGCACGGATGAGGTCTCTTATTGGCTCCATGAAAACGAGGAGCggaagcagcagatcctggaactGCGTGAGCTCATTGCTGAGCTCCAAGAAGAGCTGAGGAACCATCGGCATCGCCTCAAGGTTCTGGAGTTGCAG CATGAAGAGAAGGCTAGCCGGAACTCTTCCATGGAGCAGCGGGTCCAGGATCTGGAGCAGCAGTACCATGAGTCCGTTACTGTGCAGCACATGCAAGCCACGCTGCTGTACAACATGCAGACCCAGATGCACAACCTCTCTCTGCTGGTGGAATGGGTGCGGCACAACCCTGGCTGCCTGGGTCCTGCAGAGATGCGGCTGCAGCAGGAGATGCACCGCCCAG ATGTGAGGCATGCCAAGAACTGCCCCATCGACTGTGCCTCCATTTATTATAACGGAGTCCGCCGTTCCGGTGTCTACAGCATCATGCCTTCTGTGGAAGGGCTGCCCATTGAAGTGCCGTGTGAGATGGATGTGGAAG GTGGAGGTTGGACAGTCATCCAGCGGCGGCAAGATGGTTCAGTCCACTTTAACAGGACGTGGAATGAATACAAGGATGGGTTTGGCGATTTAAATGGTGAATTCTGGCTGGGCAATGAAAACATTCACAAGATCACCAACCAAGGGGACTACTCTCTCCGCATTGATCTGGAAGACTGGAATAACAAGCACAAGCATGCCTTCTATCAACTCTTCAG CATTGAGGATGAAGCTAACTATTACCGTCTGCAAGTGGAAGGCTTCAGTGGGACAGTAGAGGATTCCTTTGCCTGGTACCATAACAAAAGGAGCTTCAGCACACCTGATTCCGGAAACATCTGTGCAGCCATCTCCCGTGGAGGCTGGTGGTATCACCAGTGCTTCTTCTCCAACCTCAATGGAGTTTATTACAAG GGCGGCAGATATTCCTTGAAAAACCGCAGGATCCTAGGACCCGATGGGGTGGTGTGGTACACATGGAAAGACACGGATTATTATTCCCTCCGGAAGGTGACCATGATGATCAGGCCCCGTACCTTCCGCCCACATCTCTCCCCATGA